The genomic stretch gaatgataagtcctaattgcgaaagcaaacaaatcctaacaattaaaattacaaatttctaacagtgttgagaagtcaccatttgtgattggacacacatactcattagttactaatatttatcataaatacgtAAGCTACGAACAAATCctcctcttaaaaaaaaaaggtttgtttCCACTAGTTTGGAGCAATCCATAAGTTTTAACTGGCTGAGTTGAGGTTACCCttgttttttgaagcaataaagtctgaaaaggtatCCGGGTACcgtgccgagtacataacggttaatacTAGTATCGTAATTCGATGTGGCAGGGGTAAAGAAATTATAATTATCCTTTCAAAAAACAATTCAGACTAAGTTTCACAGTGGTTCTGTTAGTTGAGTTATTGATTCGTAATATTTTCTGCTCCATTGAAATACGCGTAAAAAATCATGCTTGAATTAACTTCGTAAACCCGGCATCGTTTTTGGCGTTGAATGTCTTTCAggatttgtaaattttgttctCACAGAATAACGACGACAGAAAAACTGAAATGTTCAGGATCGTATCGAAAAATatagaaattatattaaaaaagGCTAGCAATTTTGTTGCGCTGTGTAATGTTGTTCGCCTGATTTGGATATTTTCCCCCTGGATTTAACATACATAAAATGCATGCAGGTCATGCACGGATAGAAGACATACCAAGTTAGAAACCATTCAACCTGCTGATCAGGGATGCAGTTAGCGTGAGGTGGGGTGTGTGGGTAGAACACAAACACATATAGAACAGAGAGCACCTTAGAGGAGTGTTCATTGAAAATGCTTCCTATTAGAGGTAGAGTTACATTAGAAGTAAACAGAACACAATTTACCAGTGTGAGGCTTTTTGTTTGTGGGGAAGAGGGTTCGTGATTGTGGAACATAATCCAGATTAGCAATTAAAAACAGTGGAAACATATTAATAGTgtgtagagaaataaaaaatttcgtttTGTAGCAAACCTCGGCCGTGACCTCGTCATAGGTAATGTTGGTCTTAACGCCCAATGGCCAGATTATGTGCAATTTATCTTTGTTCAGTTGCAGCAAAAATACGATCAGTACGAACAGTGCGTTGAACATAAAGAAGGCAAACACCGATTTGTTTCGCAACTCGATCAGGTCGGAAGCAATTCGcgcctgttgttgttgttgttgtagttgTGGTTGATGCGGCGTTGTTGCGCATTGATGCACGGTTTTGTTGTTGCGCATTCGGTAGTCAACGTTCAGGTCAGGGTTTTTTTcgttgcaaaattttgaaatgtgTGGGCCGAAACATTTGAAAgggtgttgttttttttaaagtggAATGCAGTTTTGCAGTCCGAATTAGAATATTTTTATCGgtaaagagaaaaagagaaaaaaaaaacgaaaaaatttaaatgtcTGTTGGAACAGGAGGCACTCCAAGCGGGTACAGTCGTCTGTTTTACTCTTCATTGAGTAAAGTCGGAAAGGACTACTATGACCGGACGCTTTGGAGTGCCTCCTGAGTGTTACCTCTTGAGTAGCTTCATCATAGGTTATATTGGTTTTAACACCCAGTGGCCATTTGACGTGGATGTTATCCTTGTTTAACTGAAGCAAAAATACGATCAAAACGAACAAAGCATTGATCATGATGAATCCGAAAACGGATGAATCACGGAGCTCTTTCAGATCGTGGGCTATACGTGCCtgttaaaaagaaaaagaaagtcTTGAGTATACAAACGCTTATGGGGACTCAGCGGCTCACCTGTTCTTCCTTGTTTTGGTCAATCGGATACAGATACTGATCGATCAGATCCTTCCAGAATTGGATCTCGGTACTGGAGATAAAATCGACTTCGCCCTTCTTCAGATCCGGATCCTCAATCCAGTACGGGTTCGTTAGGAAATCTCGTTCGTTTCTCTGCAGCGTGGACGTTTCCGAATCGGATACTTCATCCTCGCCTTCGGTGTCTTCCGCCACCGATCCCAAATGATGATCCTTCGATCCAGCCGAGGCAGTTCGTTTTCGTGTATGATGAGCGTGAGGGTCGATGTGCTTCTCCAggacatcgatttttttagtgATTGAATCGAGCGCATCAGCGATGTGAATCAATTGAGCcttttcgtcagtggttttaCCGTGAGTGCAAAGCAAACACCGGAACAGTCCTGCGATCGAGATCTCGATAGACCCCTCCTCGTCCGAGTTAGAATCTGCTCCACCCTGTAGGAAACCGAGAAGCGACTTTTGTTTGGCTCGCTTCGAAGCCTCTTCGGCTTCCTTCTTCTCTTGCTCCATTTCCTTTTTGGTCTTTTTCGCCACCACTTCGCGAGTACCCCAGGAAACGACATTCAGATTGATGATGGAGTACAAAATCAGCAGCAAGTACATGGATGGAATCGATAGAAGGTAGATTAAGCCGGATGCGATACACCAAAACTCTTGCGGATGCAGGCAGGCTGCTATGAAAAATGACCCTGTCATTGCTATGAGGAAAATTGCCGACGGACTTCCGATACCGTCCTCGCCCAATTGTAACGCTGTACCGACAATCACGGCCATCATAATTAGTGCGTACATGGTTGATAATACTTGTGCCAGTAGCAATTGTATGTTGGATTTACACGTGAAGCAGATTAACATAAACAGTAGAATGGGTATAATGTTGTAGTAAAACGAAGTCCAGTTGTCAATTTTAAAAGCAGCCACGAACGCTCCCACCAACATAAGAAAGATCGTACCGGGACCAAGAATGGTACCTCCCATCAACATCATCTGGTAGAAAATGTACAGCAGCGAAATGTTATCGTTGATTTTGATCGTGCGTTTGTAGTCCATCAGTAGGTCCATAATGTTGGCGATGGTTGAGGGCACCCAGCGACGACGTTGATTGTAGAATTCGTTGAAACCTTCCGGACAGTGAGTGTACGCATCGGAAGCAGCTGAGTACTCGACACGATAACCTCGCTGAAGAAGAAGTGTACACAACCAACGATCTTCACCCTGATCGTACTGCACGTAGTGGCGGGCTTCATCCGAGCGTGTCGTATACTTGCGCATTACGTTGTCGTCCATGAGTCCTTTACCTGTGgcgaaatgaatttttttttgaaatagttACCATCAGAACCTTCTCGAAAGAAATAATTCTATTCTTACCTCTAAAAAGCGAAAAGCATCCCGGGCTACAAAGTACACAGCCGATCATATGCTCCGTTGCCTTCTGCAGCCAATGACCGATGGCGTACTCGAACTTTTGGTACCATACCATCGGACCGGAACCCACAGGATGAATACGACCACAGGCAGCTCCCAGATTCTTGTTTTTCTTCATCAAATCCACCAGCAGCGTTACGGCACTTGGATTAAAATCAATGTCTCCGTCCAGAGTGAGCAGGTACGTATTCTCAGCCATAACATCCTTCCGATCGACGGATATTGGCAGCTCCATGAGACGGTGTCCGAGGAGGTAGTACATGTACATAACCTATTGTGTGAAAGTTAACGACGTTTCGTTCAAAACAAAAACCTCCTGAAATTCAACTCGTACAAACCTGAGACCAACGCTTACGATGCCGGATGCGATCTTTATCCTTAAGGTGAGCAATTAGCTTAGTCTTACCGGGTAAGGTCCAAACGAGGCGCCCTCCGTAGGGAGTAGGGTATTTCTTCGGTGGTCGCAATCGTATGTTGGTTTGATGAACCTCGGAAGCAGCTTCGTCAATAGTGTCCACAAGAATCTTCACGAACCGATTGCACTGAATGTCATCATCGCTGTGGTCCGAAATTTCAAAGGCGTCATCGAAGAAGATGTGCGCTGAATGTGAAAACAATTTTGAGTAACTTAACTTGCATAGGTTAACTTAACTTACTTTCGAATTCGTAATAATCGGGATCGACGATGCGCAGGTACTTCTGGGCAACCCGTCTGGCGCACTGATCTTCATCCATTCGCATGATCGATTTCAAGAACACCATCATCTCCTCCTTCGTTTCGTGCCAAAGAGTGGCACAAGCGTAGATCCTGGTGATGTGATCGGAGGATTTTACGCTGGGCCTCGGCAGGGCCGAACCATCCGTGTGGACCGAGATCGTCTCGTAGTACTCGTCTCCCTTTTCTTTTTCGATCTCAGCTAAGTCCTCCGTCTTGACGTCGGCCTGATCATCCCTTCTCCTGTTCATCGCCATTGATTGATCGATCAATAGGGCATTGTACATCGGTgtaacgaacagcttctcggtGTTGGCTAAGCGTTCGCACTTCGGTGTCCATATATGAAGTGTGATCCACGTTTGCGAAAGTAACCACAAAAGCCATGCCCATGCCATTTGACGGTTGGCAAAGTCATTCAACCGAAACACTGGAGGACTTTCGAAGAACAAATAATCCGGGATCGAGCCATGGAAAAAGCATGGATCATCGTTACGGATGCCGCAAGCAGCAATCAGCAGGGAAATGGCCACAGGAATGGTTAGATTCACAGGGAAAGCATAGCTAAAACCTTGAATGAGGATCTTACAAGCAAATTTGCCGAAGACGTAACAGAAGTAGGCACCAAGAATTTGAATAATCAGTACATAAGTAACCGTGTTATAAGAAGCATCAATATCAACGGTATCTCCTGCCTGGGCCACTTCGACAAGATCGGGAAGGACTGAGTTAAGCGCAACAGAAACTTCTTCAACCACAATTTTATGCGGCCCAAAGCCTATTCCGAATAAAGAGAATAAATTGGCCACTTCGTCCCCTCGTATAAAGGTTACGACCAAAACGAAACAGAAGAACAGAATAATTTTCCACAGGGATAGGAACATATACGTAAAGTAGCGCGTTTGCTTCAGATCTTCTTTAACACGGCCCATCGATCGCACGAATCCGAAGGGACTCTGTGCCGATACGTAGTTTTCCCACCACCCGCAGGATGTAAGCAAAGCTGTGATAGGGATTAGCCACAACACGGGCCTGTTCTCTAGCAATGGCCACACTACGAAGCCAGTGATTTGAGCCGCAATCGCTGCTAGATCTACGATTGTCTTGACAGCGCGCTTCCCTTCCTTGTTGGTgcgtgaaaataaaccaagCATGCCTGCAAAGATAAAGATAATTTAATCAATTATTCATAAAGTGCTAGTTCCATTACTAACCGGGTATCACGCAGAGGCAGTTGGTCAGCATGGCTCCTTTCACCGAGTCGACTTCTGGCAGGACGACAAAAAACAGCAACACCAAACCAACCGTGTGAAACGATTCCATAAGGAACACCAGCAAAAAGTGCGACTTGAGCGGCATCTTCATCGACTTGAAGAAGCATATTCGGGTCGATCGGATGAAGGCACCGATCTCCGGCACGGCGAAAGCGATCATCAGCGCCCACATCCACGCTATCCGCTCCTCCTCGGGCAGTGACACCACGAACTGCTTATCCCGGGCCAGATCCCGGTTGCAGTAGGTTATTTTGCGGTTCCGCCGCAACTGCGAGGACATAAAGAGGACACAGCCTTTCGCGATCACCCCGCCCGCCAGCACGATGACGAAGGTCAACAGGTACGCGAAAATTTTCAGGATTTTGATCGTCAGCTCCAGGCAGGCCTGGTCGGCCATCGAACCGGTGTCCTCCTTGATCGGAGGATCCCGGAAGACGTCCCATCCTTTGGTTTCCTGTACGGTGCGTTGGCTGGAAAGGATGAAAGAAGGAAAGGCTTTAAGAACGGGTTTTTGATGGCGaatactaaaatgaacatcTAAATAGAATCATCATCAATCATCCGATGAATCCCA from Wyeomyia smithii strain HCP4-BCI-WySm-NY-G18 chromosome 3, ASM2978416v1, whole genome shotgun sequence encodes the following:
- the LOC129727894 gene encoding chitin synthase chs-2 isoform X2, with product MSAIRHRPLATQNESDDNFSDDESTPLTQDIYGGSQRTVQETKGWDVFRDPPIKEDTGSMADQACLELTIKILKIFAYLLTFVIVLAGGVIAKGCVLFMSSQLRRNRKITYCNRDLARDKQFVVSLPEEERIAWMWALMIAFAVPEIGAFIRSTRICFFKSMKMPLKSHFLLVFLMESFHTVGLVLLFFVVLPEVDSVKGAMLTNCLCVIPGMLGLFSRTNKEGKRAVKTIVDLAAIAAQITGFVVWPLLENRPVLWLIPITALLTSCGWWENYVSAQSPFGFVRSMGRVKEDLKQTRYFTYMFLSLWKIILFFCFVLVVTFIRGDEVANLFSLFGIGFGPHKIVVEEVSVALNSVLPDLVEVAQAGDTVDIDASYNTVTYVLIIQILGAYFCYVFGKFACKILIQGFSYAFPVNLTIPVAISLLIAACGIRNDDPCFFHGSIPDYLFFESPPVFRLNDFANRQMAWAWLLWLLSQTWITLHIWTPKCERLANTEKLFVTPMYNALLIDQSMAMNRRRDDQADVKTEDLAEIEKEKGDEYYETISVHTDGSALPRPSVKSSDHITRIYACATLWHETKEEMMVFLKSIMRMDEDQCARRVAQKYLRIVDPDYYEFETHIFFDDAFEISDHSDDDIQCNRFVKILVDTIDEAASEVHQTNIRLRPPKKYPTPYGGRLVWTLPGKTKLIAHLKDKDRIRHRKRWSQVMYMYYLLGHRLMELPISVDRKDVMAENTYLLTLDGDIDFNPSAVTLLVDLMKKNKNLGAACGRIHPVGSGPMVWYQKFEYAIGHWLQKATEHMIGCVLCSPGCFSLFRGKGLMDDNVMRKYTTRSDEARHYVQYDQGEDRWLCTLLLQRGYRVEYSAASDAYTHCPEGFNEFYNQRRRWVPSTIANIMDLLMDYKRTIKINDNISLLYIFYQMMLMGGTILGPGTIFLMLVGAFVAAFKIDNWTSFYYNIIPILLFMLICFTCKSNIQLLLAQVLSTMYALIMMAVIVGTALQLGEDGIGSPSAIFLIAMTGSFFIAACLHPQEFWCIASGLIYLLSIPSMYLLLILYSIINLNVVSWGTREVVAKKTKKEMEQEKKEAEEASKRAKQKSLLGFLQGGADSNSDEEGSIEISIAGLFRCLLCTHGKTTDEKAQLIHIADALDSITKKIDVLEKHIDPHAHHTRKRTASAGSKDHHLGSVAEDTEGEDEVSDSETSTLQRNERDFLTNPYWIEDPDLKKGEVDFISSTEIQFWKDLIDQYLYPIDQNKEEQARIASDLIELRNKSVFAFFMFNALFVLIVFLLQLNKDKLHIIWPLGVKTNITYDEVTAEVHISKEYLQLEPIGLVFVFFFALILVIQFTAMLFHRFGTLSHILASTELNWGCNKEPEELSQDALIDKHAVEIVKNLQRLQGIDGDYDNDSGSGPDRIARRRTIQNLEKARQPRRQIGTLDVAFKKRFLKLTADENNTGTPILTRRMTMRRETIRALEVRKNSVMAERRKSQMQTLGANNEYGISGVTTANINAPARPTRISNAGVSVKDIFNVNGGPGGDIYGVTGQVNQAYEPVIEDEDRNSLRLQPRNQVTWSNNNGRL
- the LOC129727894 gene encoding chitin synthase chs-2 isoform X1, which produces MSAIRHRPLATQNESDDNFSDDESTPLTQDIYGGSQRTVQETKGWDVFRDPPIKEDTGSMADQACLELTIKILKIFAYLLTFVIVLAGGVIAKGCVLFMSSQLRRNRKITYCNRDLARDKQFVVSLPEEERIAWMWALMIAFAVPEIGAFIRSTRICFFKSMKMPLKSHFLLVFLMESFHTVGLVLLFFVVLPEVDSVKGAMLTNCLCVIPGMLGLFSRTNKEGKRAVKTIVDLAAIAAQITGFVVWPLLENRPVLWLIPITALLTSCGWWENYVSAQSPFGFVRSMGRVKEDLKQTRYFTYMFLSLWKIILFFCFVLVVTFIRGDEVANLFSLFGIGFGPHKIVVEEVSVALNSVLPDLVEVAQAGDTVDIDASYNTVTYVLIIQILGAYFCYVFGKFACKILIQGFSYAFPVNLTIPVAISLLIAACGIRNDDPCFFHGSIPDYLFFESPPVFRLNDFANRQMAWAWLLWLLSQTWITLHIWTPKCERLANTEKLFVTPMYNALLIDQSMAMNRRRDDQADVKTEDLAEIEKEKGDEYYETISVHTDGSALPRPSVKSSDHITRIYACATLWHETKEEMMVFLKSIMRMDEDQCARRVAQKYLRIVDPDYYEFETHIFFDDAFEISDHSDDDIQCNRFVKILVDTIDEAASEVHQTNIRLRPPKKYPTPYGGRLVWTLPGKTKLIAHLKDKDRIRHRKRWSQVMYMYYLLGHRLMELPISVDRKDVMAENTYLLTLDGDIDFNPSAVTLLVDLMKKNKNLGAACGRIHPVGSGPMVWYQKFEYAIGHWLQKATEHMIGCVLCSPGCFSLFRGKGLMDDNVMRKYTTRSDEARHYVQYDQGEDRWLCTLLLQRGYRVEYSAASDAYTHCPEGFNEFYNQRRRWVPSTIANIMDLLMDYKRTIKINDNISLLYIFYQMMLMGGTILGPGTIFLMLVGAFVAAFKIDNWTSFYYNIIPILLFMLICFTCKSNIQLLLAQVLSTMYALIMMAVIVGTALQLGEDGIGSPSAIFLIAMTGSFFIAACLHPQEFWCIASGLIYLLSIPSMYLLLILYSIINLNVVSWGTREVVAKKTKKEMEQEKKEAEEASKRAKQKSLLGFLQGGADSNSDEEGSIEISIAGLFRCLLCTHGKTTDEKAQLIHIADALDSITKKIDVLEKHIDPHAHHTRKRTASAGSKDHHLGSVAEDTEGEDEVSDSETSTLQRNERDFLTNPYWIEDPDLKKGEVDFISSTEIQFWKDLIDQYLYPIDQNKEEQARIAHDLKELRDSSVFGFIMINALFVLIVFLLQLNKDNIHVKWPLGVKTNITYDEATQEVHISKEYLQLEPIGLVFVFFFALILVIQFTAMLFHRFGTLSHILASTELNWGCNKEPEELSQDALIDKHAVEIVKNLQRLQGIDGDYDNDSGSGPDRIARRRTIQNLEKARQPRRQIGTLDVAFKKRFLKLTADENNTGTPILTRRMTMRRETIRALEVRKNSVMAERRKSQMQTLGANNEYGISGVTTANINAPARPTRISNAGVSVKDIFNVNGGPGGDIYGVTGQVNQAYEPVIEDEDRNSLRLQPRNQVTWSNNNGRL